Below is a genomic region from Candidatus Firestonebacteria bacterium RIFOXYD2_FULL_39_29.
AAAACCTTTGGATGCGGCGCGGCAATTGCGACCAGCAGTATGGTTACAGAGCTTGTAAAAGGCAAAACTATTGAAGAAGCGCTGAAGGTTACCAATCAAGCAGTGGTAGATGCCTTAGGCGGGCTTCCCAAAATAAAGCTTCACTGCTCGGTGCTGGCCGAACAGGCGCTGCAAAGAGCTGTTGATGACTATTTAAAAAAAACTACAGGGAAAGGTCTGGGACTTCCTGCTGAAGATGCTGATCATGATAAGAGTTGTGAACATGAATTGCCGGAAGAGCTGAAATAAAACGGATGCTTGGATGGTTAGATGTTTGGAAGTTTAGTAAAATCTTGAAGTGTTAATATTTATCACCTAGCACCTAGAGCCCAGCGCCGGGATAAAGTATAAAGTAAGAACTAAAATATTACTCTGAGGATAAAAATGACTTTTGCAGGCAAAAGGGTTGTCGTTGCTATGAGCGGGGGGGTTGACAGTTCTGTTGCAGCGGCTATTTTAAAAGATAAAGGATTTGAGGTAATAGGGGTTACTTTAAAACTTGTCCCGGATGATGATGCTTGCGGGGTCTGCTGTTCTGCCTCGGCGGTGCTTGACGCAAAGAAAGTTGCTTTTAAACTGGGTATTCCGCATTATACTATCAATCTAAAAAAAGAATTCTATAAATATGTGATTAAAGATTTTGGTGAAGAATATATTGCAGGGAGAACACCGAATCCGTGCGTGAGGTGTAACTCGTATATTAAGTTCGGGCTTCTCCTTCAAAAAGCGCTTGCCTTGAAAGCGGATTACATCGCAACCGGGCATTATGCTTCGGTTTCTTACAATAAAAAAACTAACAGATACATTCTTGAAAAAGGGCTGGACCCGAAAAAA
It encodes:
- a CDS encoding Fe-S cluster assembly scaffold protein NifU, giving the protein MESYSNKVMEHFKNPRNVGDMENPDGIGHVGNPVCGDIMELYIKVKDNVITDAKFKTFGCGAAIATSSMVTELVKGKTIEEALKVTNQAVVDALGGLPKIKLHCSVLAEQALQRAVDDYLKKTTGKGLGLPAEDADHDKSCEHELPEELK